A region of the Channa argus isolate prfri chromosome 14, Channa argus male v1.0, whole genome shotgun sequence genome:
AGAAGTAACAAGAAACATTCAAAACATTGGTTCTTGACGGCTGTTTCGATCGTAAACTGATGCTATAAAGAATTTGGTTTGAATCTAAGGCGTAGACATATCTCTGACTCTTGCAAGACATCTTGGTCctcttttttctatctataccAAAACTGGGTTCTATCTTTTTCTATCATTCTTATGCTCAAAACAGGCAAATTTGGCAATTTCTGATCAAACAAACCTTTGTAATCAGTATAGCTGACCTTGAGTACTTCTACAGACAGAGCATTaacatattaattaaaaaaattcataCTTGAATTTCCATTACacgacacacagctctttgTATCCTTTCGACTGGTTaaccactgtctcatcacacatttctgcctgtttcaacacaacacaacacaagatCAGTATCAACATTGGGTCTTAAGTGACTGTTTCCACCAAGTCTGCCAGATATCTGGGGATCATCATcaatgaccaactgagctttacctACCACAACTCCATCTCTCCAGCAGCAGGCTTTACATCTACATCATCAGAAAGACCAGACCCAACCTTtctgaatatacaacccaactcattgtgcagggGCTGCTCATATCTCATCTTGACAACTGTGATCTTCTGCAGATAGGGGCTACCAGCAGCACAATCAAACtttcagatgatccaaaatTTAGCAGCACATCTGATCCttaatcagccaaaaacaacacatgtcACACCagtcttcagatctctgcactggcttcatCAGGTTAAAAACTCTTGACTCTCTCCtacagagacagagctttgaaacTGGACAGCACCTTCCTATCTGaactccctcatccaggtctaaaatccctccctccctttgtGCTCTGCCAGTGAACAGTGTCTGGTGGTCCCTTCATTCCACAGCAAAACATCCCACACAAAACTCTTCGGCTCAGTCTTTCCACAGGAAGCTCCCAATCTGTGCACACTCTGAATATTCAATAGACTGTTGAAGACAGAACTCTTCCATATCTTCCTATGGGCTAAGAACAGTATCAGTATCAGTGTGTAAGATTGGTGGTGTTAATGGGTTTATGGAAAGCAGTTgaaagcgctttataagtgctCTGGACAAAGGAATCTCCCCTGTCTGTTGCCCAGACCTTCAGCCTGCCCAAGGGTAATCCCTGGGACTGAACTCCTCTCTATTCAGACACAGCATGCAGCAACATTTTAGTTTAGTGAATATCCTCAGCGTTTTCTGTCTTGTTGTAGTTGTCTATAAAGTTGTAGTGGATTGAATGCAACCTGTTAATCCCTCAGATTAACTTTGAGGGCTAATCTGCTAACACACTTAGCTCTGTGCAATTCATCTCCTACATCAGTCAATATGGGTCTCAAGATGAACCCAGTCCTGCTCTCAGGTATGTCACTCATTTTTTACATGTTCTGAACATGAACATTCTCAGACTGATTCTGGAGCTTCAGGAAAACAGAGGGTTAACATCTGAAAGATGATGAGTTTATGATCCCAGTTTCATTCCTAAAATACTGattaaaaaatgcagtttttaattaGAACCATGTCACCTATTTAAgttagtttattttcttatttattgtttgttgttaGTTTGATTATATTGTgctgatttatttcatttactgttTGTCAGTGATGCTGTTTTCATCAGCGTCTGCCTTTGTGGAGGAGCTCAGCGACTCGTGAGTACAGATGTCACCATGTTTTAcactatttctttttatttcatttgaatgttttaattagattcatgtttgtattaaataaatgttcttattttgtattatatttaatattgtgtttttacaataagaaataaaaatcatatcaaattatttatttatttgatttactgATTTCTTCATAAGAAATCATTTCTTCTTGTTGCTGCTAAAGATTTTTTCATCTACATATCATATGTGTTTCTTCTGAGATTCACCAAATTAATAGTTTGATTGTTTTACAGCTTCATGGAGATGAAAGCAGCCGATGACATCTGGCTCATTAAAGTGAGATTTAATCTataattattacacattttcccaatgtttttgtcttaatattttcaaagtaatttcactctgtgtacagtatgtactgtaagtATTCTCTTTGCTGTGAGTCTAATTTGCATAATGTGCACTTGGTGCAGTTTTATGCCCCTTGGTGTAGATTATGTAAACAGCTGGATCCAGTTTGGCATCAGATTGGATCAGAACTGAAGAGTCTTGGTTCCCCGGTCAATGTGGGCAAATCAGATGCTACCATCAACACTGGTCAGTCACActaccaaaataaaagtatgtcAGTGCAACACCATAAGTCACagtatgaaatgaaaaaatacaagTATAAATACAGCAGGACACAGAAGCACCATAAAATAATAAGCATTGTGGTAAATAACCTAACTGTAAATAAATCAGCTGTTTCAGATTAAACTAATGAAACCATCATCACTGTGGATTAATATTCAAGTTCAATGGTTTTCAGCTTGTCCCCTTAGGGGTTGCCACATCAGGATGTGTTCTagacattgatttggcatgagttttttttttacgctggaAGCCCTTCCTGCCACATTCCTCATTTGAAcatgcagccttctgcatcccaacccaatactCTACCACTGATCTACCACAAGGCCCCCTGTGAATCAATAATATATGTCTgcaataaaagttaaataaactgTCAGTCTCGGTTAGATGTTGACTAATAAAAAACAGTTACTGGTTCAGTGTGAAATCCTAGACCCCACTCAGCAGCATGAACTCTTCGTCACAATGATTTTCAGTCTGAATGCTTCAGTTTCACCTTAATTAAGTTAACTTTTCCCAAAATTGTAAATTCACTAACCTGGTTACTGACTTGCTGTCGCACATAGGAGTGAAAAGGAAGTCATTTTATATTTGACTTTGTTCAAAAGAATATTTAATACTTACTGTCATACTAAggattttaattacattattcacagttgatgttttttctgcaggtttGGCCAAAGAGTTTAGGGTCAGAAATTATCCTGCCATCCTCATGTAAGTGACACTGTGGCCTTCACATGCAAGTCAAACCTGTGaactaaaccaaaaaaataatttctgagaACTGAACTGTTCTTAAGCGTATGCAGACATTTAACATCTGTTCTGTTTTAAGGTTGAAAAAAGatgttaaatataattattcGGGACCCAGAACCAAAGAGGGGATACTGGATTTTGTTGATCGAGTTGAAGGGTAAGGTAACGTTGATCTGATGTGAAACAGGCGAATAATGTGAACAATTTATTCTGACGATGTGACAACATCTTGTTCAGGCCACTTGTTCGATCCTTAAGCAGCCTGCAGCTTTTCCAACATGCAATGATCCAGCACaatgtcttgtttgtttatgttggaGCCACGTCATCTCTTAAGGTACACATGCCTGAACCTGAATTAAAACCCAAGCTAACAATTCAAACAAACTGACCTATGACCTCTGGAGGACGTATGACCGCTGTCCTCTGTCTGATGTCTTTTCAGGGAAACTACACAACTGCAGCTGAGGAGCTGATCATCCACACATACTTCTTCTCTGCTGCCAGAGACATCCTGCCAAAGgtttaacacacacaacagGGGACATAAACGATCAATAGAGGGCAGTAAAGGGCAGTAGAAAACAGAGCACCATAGATTAGAGGACAGTATAATACAGGAGAATAACGGACAGTAGGCAGTAGTAGAGGGCAGCTGACTCAGTGACAGCGAGAGTTAAACCAGAGAACCGGGTCTCAGAGGAGATGATCACATCTTCAATGTGTTTTGTGCTAAAGGTTTAACTGGAGATTAACCAAGTTAGTgaaaatttacaaattaaaataataaatgagatCTGTTAATTACAAAACTTTTTAGACACCCTGCTGTAGCTCTAAACTGAGGTCTGTTTCATCCACTTTGAGATGAGTCCAGAACTCGAGTCTAGAAGTCCACATGTGGGAAACTGAACTGTTTAGACATATATTAGAATGTTACAGACCTGTGAATAAAGGGTCCCACAGTTCACTCAGGACAAAATGGAGACATGTAGTCTAGGGAACTCTCTGTAGACCTCCAGAGTAACATTTTGTGTTGAGACACAGATCATACAAGGGTTTAAAATCCTTCCTAAAGCTGGTTTCCTGCTCCTGGACCTGATGTCTCTTCTTAGACTAAGACCTCCTTTGTGTCTGTAGACACTGATTATAATCTCTGTCCTTAGATGCAAACCATCTCTCTTTCTGTAGACAAGGATCTGATCTTTATCTGCAGACCAAAACCCGAGCTGTTTGTAGAACTAAACCTGTCTTCTGTATTTAGACCTGGAGATTATTTCTAACCTTAAACCTGGACCCCATCCCTGTCTGTGTTTCAGGCTGTGTCTCTGCCATCTCTGCCAGCTGtagttgtttttaaagatgGGACATTCTTCACCTACAGCGGTGAGACAGGATCCTGAATTTTGTCTGTACTACATAAATGTCAGTTCAGTTGTGGAGCTTTTTTTCTACTTGTGAACACAGGTAGACCTGTTAACATGACAACAGACATGGTTACCAGCTTAGAATTCTAAAATCTCTGCATTGGTTGTGAAGTAGGCCTCTAAGATCCAGGATCTCAGATCTACTCTTACATACCATGTGGCAGTTAATGCCTTTAAACAATAAATTTCTATTAGTTGTCTTTTGAGAGGATTACATGGATGAACTGGAGGAACTGATTAGGACTTGTGTGAAAAGAGATTATGAAAGTATGCAGGACTTTGCGTATAGGTACTGAGTATTTGGTGGAAGTCAAATGTAAAACTGCATTCAGCTCATACTATAGAACAGTGGAGAAAAATGGTGAATAACACTAACCAATCCCAATCTGTCACTAGTCCACCCCCAACCTACATCCACCTCCTAATCCAACAATTATGAGACCTACTCAGACCTTCAGTTGGCATTGTAAAGCATTTACTTCACAACTCCTTTGACCAAAAGTCCCAAGTGCACTAACCAACCTCCACTGGAAAAAATAttgctttagaaaaaaagatGTACACAATCTCCTCAGATGGACTGGCTTTGGTGTAATTCATCCACCCACATAAAGCAGAAGTCATACTGAGTCTCCCCAGCATAACTCCAATCTGATGCCATCGaaccctcttcttcttcttgggcATCTCTAGTGGTTTTCAGCCCTAAAAAGGACAGGAAGGCAAGGTTTTTTGTCAACTACATACAACCTGTCATTGTGATCTGCTATACAGGAAATCCAAGACTCTTTAGCTGGATCTGATGTCTTCTCCACCATTGACCTCAACAGTGGCTACTGGCAGTATTCGTGGTCCAGTCACCTGCCCCTTTGGTCTCCACCAGTTTAGGGTTTTTTGACCCCAGAAGCCAATGGAGATGTCATGATCCCTGAATCTTTTAGTGCTGCCGCCATGGCTTCTTGGCCCTGGTTCTATTCTCTCGGTCTCCTTGTTTCATTCTTGGTcatgcttttcttttactttctacatacctctgtctctctccctgctaCCAGTTGTAGACACCACGGTGTCTCCATATACTCACGCCTACTCTTTCCTTAGGTTCCCTAGCTCTCCCTGCCATCACCCAGTCCTGCCTGAACCCCTTACCTGCCAGTTATCATTTGTCAATCAGTTTCTTGCTGTATTTTACCCTCTTTACTGCTACCTCATTCACTTTACTCTGGTTCGTCTTGTTTGTCTGTCATCCACTCCGCTGTACACTTATTTACTCCCTCTATTGCTACAGCCTGATCTGTTGAACGTCTGTTGGTTTTCACTGGTTCGGTTCCTCATCTCTTTATATCTTGATTGTCTCTTTGCCACCTTTCGAATCTACCTCTCCATTCCTGTATTCTCAGCTCACTCCTGTCCCACACTCCTGGGTCATCTCCCCTCTTTCACTCTGAACTGTCTACTCTGCCTTAGTGTCCATGGACTGTTACCCCTGATCATTAGTTTTGTGTAACTCAGCTGGTCGTGTTCCTCCATCCCAGATTGTGAAGTTCCCttactgtctctgtgttttaccAATAATCATTATTTTGTCCTGCTGTCTGTACCCTCTTTTagttaatgcattttattagaTTTCCTGATCACCTGATCTTAATCTTTTTATCTGCCTGTTAAACTGTTGGGCTGCCTGGCTGTTACTCAGTTCAGCCCTCAGTTACCCTTGGGTCCTTCCTACAAATCCCTCACAGAAGATAACTGGGAGGACTGAAAGGCAGGACCTGCTTTTTCTATCTAGACAACATTTAATCATCCACTTACCATAATAGAGCAGCACTTCAAGGATCTCCAGGCTGTTTAAATGGTTGATTGTTgacatgaacaaatgaaaagtCTTTTAAACCTACTTCAATTTCCTGGGACACCCATTTCTCTACTGCAGGTATATAGATGGACCCAGAGAAAATTTAATAAGTTGAGGATTTCCCAGTACTCACTAACCTGAAGGCAGCTCAGAGGTCATCAATTGATCCCCAACTTTTCCCATATGGTGGACCCCCTGAAGCACTGAAGCACAAAGATGCCAAGTTCAGCTGGAATCCAGAACCTCTCAAGACAAGCTTGGTCTCACCACCCATACTGGACCATCCTAACTTTAAACTCTCTTTTCTGCTTTACACTGACGGTGGACCCAGTACACAGCTCGCCTATTGGGCCCTGGCGCTGCAGgaattcacattcacagtggACTACAGGAAAGGCAAATCTAATACTGTTCCCAGTGTCTTATCCAGAGCTCCACATGATTACATCACCATCATGACCACTAACAGCTGATCATATGCTTGTCCTGACCATGCTTTTTGTCAAGGGGGGAGGTGAGAAACAATCTGCTCATCTTGGATGAACAAATATAGAGTGAGTTTATCATCAGATATTAGACGAGCCCTACCTGTATATGCTTAAACgtgtctttacatttacattacgttacatttcaacatgttcacattatgttcacaggaaatGTAATTTGGTTGAAGTAACATTCCTATGGAAAAACTAAtcacgtttgcagtttagttgttgTGAAACAACTgacagcagctgaaatgttcCAATTTTTGAAAGTATAAAGGTATTGGTTGGTGCTGTGTGACAGTTGTAGGAAAGCAATTAAGGTATCAGGGAAGGAGAGTGTGGCATCAGGCCAAGTACTTCTGCAGGGATAGGTTGGGTTGAGATTAAATCAAGGATTAAAGCATGATATTTagtcaatttaaattaaaccaaTTGAATGACTCATTATATTATAATGACTAATGACATTCGATCTCCTGGTGGTCTGACAAGTCTTCAGGTAGACTCAGAGAACCGAtatgaatttttaaattgtctttcaGAGGAACAGGATGGAGACCTGAAGTTGTGGATCAACAGAGAACGGTTCCCCAACTACTCTAAGATCGACAGCTACACTCTGTATGCCATGGGAGAGTCAGGTAACAGCTACATACCTGAGACACGGGTAAACATCAGAACAACGGAACCTTTATTGTGAAAGACTCAATCTCACATGACaggaagttttattttaatattatctaTAACATTTGCCCctggaataaaacaaacattgatTTCAGTGTGGCTATGGAGAGCAGACAGAGTAGGTTGTAAGGAGCCTTTAGAAGGTAACATCTACAGGCTGACTGTGTAGCTGCTGAAATGTCTGTCTGATAAAAAGAAGCTTAATTTCATAATTACAGAGATGGAAGTTTTTCTCATTAACATTGGTGTGGTCAGAGTTTAATCATAGTAACATTTGGTAGATGGTAGAGGAACTACAGTTGCAGGTGATGTGACCCTGGCTCCCTCCTGCAGGTAAACTGGTGGTGTTGGTCCTGGTGGAGGAGAAAAACCTGTGTGAACAAAGTTTGAGGTAACTGCAGCTATCATCTATCCATAAACACTGTGCCCTCATCTGATTGGTTTCAACCTTTCTGTGATGCGTTTTCTGTCACCTTTTGAGGTATAAAGGTCTGTTGGAGAAAGTGgcagcaggacagagagaaacttTAAGCAGGTCAGAAATCTGTCACaaaacaaaggcttttattctgaaatacaAAGTGGTGAGACCAAAGATGACCTAAAATCTGAACCCATGTCTGTTTCAGAAACTTCTACTTCGGTTTCATGGAGGGAAATGA
Encoded here:
- the LOC137098045 gene encoding protein disulfide-isomerase tmx3a-like isoform X1, with translation MLFSSASAFVEELSDSFMEMKAADDIWLIKFYAPWCRLCKQLDPVWHQIGSELKSLGSPVNVGKSDATINTGLAKEFRVRNYPAILMLKKDVKYNYSGPRTKEGILDFVDRVEGPLVRSLSSLQLFQHAMIQHNVLFVYVGATSSLKGNYTTAAEELIIHTYFFSAARDILPKAVSLPSLPAVVVFKDGTFFTYSEEQDGDLKLWINRERFPNYSKIDSYTLYAMGESGKLVVLVLVEEKNLCEQSLRYKGLLEKVAAGQRETLSRNFYFGFMEGNDYINGLVMGEVILPLLLVVNLSNDGYFLPTSTLKTERHLLDFLNGVLDGSIHVSLIRCRGLQQQLDLTMKSYLDCFQCHGGNGLIQRIRRLFYNVKVTLTPVFSQAPLLGCFLVGFPLTFVAIFCYLCCKARPMLINEDDTEEGIALLAPSLQHRKSPTDKKSD
- the LOC137098045 gene encoding protein disulfide-isomerase tmx3a-like isoform X2, whose translation is MLFSSASAFVEELSDSFMEMKAADDIWLIKFYAPWCRLCKQLDPVWHQIGSELKSLGSPVNVGKSDATINTGLAKEFRVRNYPAILMLKKDVKYNYSGPRTKEGILDFVDRVEGPLVRSLSSLQLFQHAMIQHNVLFVYVGATSSLKGNYTTAAEELIIHTYFFSAARDILPKAVSLPSLPAVVVFKDGTFFTYSEEQDGDLKLWINRERFPNYSKIDSYTLYAMGESGKLVVLVLVEEKNLCEQSLRYKGLLEKVAAGQRETLSRNFYFGFMEGNDYINGLVMGEVILPLLLVVNLSNDGYFLPTSTLKTERHLLDFLNGVLDGSIHCHGGNGLIQRIRRLFYNVKVTLTPVFSQAPLLGCFLVGFPLTFVAIFCYLCCKARPMLINEDDTEEGIALLAPSLQHRKSPTDKKSD